A genomic segment from Luteolibacter ambystomatis encodes:
- a CDS encoding GNAT family N-acetyltransferase: MPLETRILGPEDALAATGLLAHLNPDLPTATLRERFETILREHPHYHPFGAFQNGKLVGLAGVWIATKIWCGRYLELDNIVVHPLHRSEGIGSVLIQAIEGLAKQRNCNLLVLDSYTSNHPSHRLYHRLGFEIWGFHFVKPLAGLDR, translated from the coding sequence ATGCCCCTTGAAACCCGCATCCTCGGTCCCGAAGACGCCTTGGCCGCCACCGGCCTGCTGGCGCATCTCAATCCGGACCTGCCCACCGCCACGCTGCGCGAACGTTTCGAAACGATCCTCCGCGAGCACCCGCACTACCACCCCTTCGGCGCCTTTCAGAATGGCAAGCTCGTGGGCCTCGCCGGTGTCTGGATCGCCACCAAAATCTGGTGCGGCCGCTACCTGGAACTCGACAACATCGTCGTCCACCCGCTCCACCGCTCCGAGGGCATCGGCTCCGTGCTGATCCAGGCCATTGAGGGACTTGCCAAGCAAAGAAACTGCAATCTTCTCGTCCTTGACAGTTATACCTCCAACCATCCATCCCATCGACTCTATCATCGGCTGGGATTCGAGATCTGGGGCTTTCATTTTGTGAAGCCGCTCGCCGGGTTGGACCGCTGA
- a CDS encoding glycosyltransferase family 4 protein, with the protein MSVVIVHYHLSPGGVTRVVESASRCLTAAGIPHVVLSGSPPPSVTDLPVRVVEGLGYLNDVGTHTPLRLVHAMRSAVQDAIGLGPHVWHFHNHSLGVNPLMDEAVSILAEAGEKLVLQIHDLAEDGRPKNYPVIADSETLYPIAPQIRYAFLNSRDRSWFHHAGLPLESSMVLPNPISAPATPAGNPPADGPSRVLYPVRGIRRKNLGEVFLLAALSPEGTRYAVTLAPVHPRWKPYFDAWMAFSSDSGLPVDLAVVDRISPHSGANSSFEAWLGQATHLVTTSVAEGFGLGYLESAALGKPLLGRNLPMVTQDYAMSGITTGRLYDRVLVPISWVGLETLRQHLTRYLQDVLDAYGKPLHNSDVDRVFDAIRFRGYLDFGNLPEDLQRQVVHRLMAGGDRSALQVEIGGSVVPLATWLEETLAIREPTATPDQLAPYSPDAYKDRLVALYEELEATAPGAPVFLPKHRVLDEYLKPENFNFLLT; encoded by the coding sequence ATGTCCGTCGTCATCGTCCACTATCATCTCTCGCCCGGCGGAGTCACCCGCGTGGTCGAGAGCGCCTCCCGCTGCCTCACCGCCGCCGGCATCCCGCATGTGGTGCTCAGCGGTTCCCCGCCGCCGTCCGTCACCGATCTGCCGGTGCGGGTGGTCGAGGGACTGGGCTACCTCAACGACGTGGGTACCCACACACCGCTGCGGCTCGTCCATGCCATGCGCTCCGCCGTCCAGGACGCCATCGGTCTCGGACCGCACGTCTGGCACTTCCACAACCATTCGCTGGGAGTGAATCCGTTGATGGATGAGGCCGTCAGCATCCTCGCCGAAGCAGGGGAAAAACTCGTCCTCCAGATCCACGATCTCGCCGAAGATGGACGCCCGAAAAACTACCCGGTGATCGCGGACTCGGAGACCCTCTACCCGATCGCCCCGCAAATCCGCTACGCCTTCCTCAATTCCCGGGACCGCTCGTGGTTCCACCACGCCGGACTGCCGCTGGAAAGCTCGATGGTGCTGCCCAATCCGATCAGCGCCCCGGCCACTCCGGCGGGCAATCCACCGGCCGACGGCCCCTCACGGGTGCTCTATCCGGTGCGCGGCATCCGCCGGAAAAACCTCGGCGAGGTCTTCCTGCTGGCCGCCCTTTCCCCGGAAGGCACGCGCTACGCCGTGACCCTCGCGCCCGTGCATCCGCGCTGGAAGCCCTACTTCGATGCCTGGATGGCCTTCTCCTCCGATTCGGGCCTGCCGGTGGATCTCGCGGTGGTGGATCGCATTTCGCCACACTCCGGCGCGAACAGTTCCTTCGAAGCATGGCTGGGCCAAGCCACCCACCTCGTCACCACCTCGGTCGCGGAGGGCTTCGGCCTCGGCTATCTGGAATCCGCGGCTCTCGGCAAGCCGCTGCTCGGCCGCAATCTGCCCATGGTGACCCAGGACTACGCCATGTCCGGCATCACCACCGGCCGTCTCTACGATCGCGTCCTCGTGCCGATCTCATGGGTGGGTCTGGAAACCCTGCGCCAGCATCTGACCCGGTATCTCCAGGACGTGCTCGATGCCTACGGCAAGCCGCTGCACAATTCCGATGTCGACCGCGTCTTTGATGCGATCCGTTTCCGTGGCTATCTCGATTTCGGCAATCTGCCGGAAGACCTCCAGCGCCAGGTGGTTCATCGCCTGATGGCGGGTGGCGACCGCAGCGCGCTGCAAGTGGAGATCGGTGGCAGCGTGGTGCCGCTGGCGACATGGCTGGAGGAAACCCTGGCCATCCGCGAGCCCACCGCCACTCCCGACCAGCTCGCGCCCTACTCGCCGGATGCCTACAAGGACCGCCTGGTGGCGCTCTATGAAGAATTGGAAGCCACGGCGCCGGGTGCTCCTGTTTTCCTGCCGAAGCACCGCGTGCTCGATGAATATCTGAAGCCGGAGAATTTCAATTTCCTGCTGACCTGA
- a CDS encoding HAD family hydrolase, translated as MRRSPVFIPSGAEPRLSPLPGIKAVIFDVYGTLLLGGGPVYADAEADIELTAFLADQGIRFDGSVTEALADAVKRSHAASTAAFPEVDLKALWSEVLRQAIDKPLFIALEDIRQPVALMPGVRETLTALSHLPLGLISNAQANTIPTLERLTGLTDAFAPDLCILSYQYGEAKPAPALFDSLATALAIRGIQPAEALVVGNDPLHDISPATSHGFHTALVMADHHSLRPGDPEMANAVVTDVRQIADLLADGY; from the coding sequence ATGCGGCGCTCGCCGGTGTTCATTCCCTCGGGTGCGGAGCCACGCTTGAGCCCTTTGCCCGGGATCAAGGCGGTGATCTTCGATGTCTATGGCACGCTGCTGCTCGGCGGTGGTCCGGTGTATGCCGATGCGGAAGCGGATATAGAACTGACCGCCTTTCTCGCGGACCAAGGCATCCGCTTCGATGGTTCCGTGACCGAGGCTTTGGCGGATGCGGTCAAGCGGTCGCACGCGGCATCCACCGCCGCGTTTCCGGAAGTGGATCTGAAGGCCTTGTGGTCGGAGGTCCTGCGGCAGGCAATCGATAAACCGCTGTTCATCGCACTCGAAGACATCCGCCAGCCGGTGGCGCTGATGCCGGGTGTCCGCGAAACCTTGACCGCGCTCTCCCATCTGCCTCTCGGCCTCATCTCGAACGCACAAGCGAATACAATCCCGACCTTGGAACGACTGACCGGATTGACTGATGCGTTTGCACCGGACCTTTGTATCCTCTCCTACCAATACGGCGAAGCGAAGCCTGCTCCCGCGCTCTTCGACTCACTGGCCACGGCGCTCGCCATCCGGGGCATCCAGCCAGCGGAAGCCCTCGTTGTCGGCAATGATCCGCTCCACGATATCAGTCCCGCAACGAGTCACGGATTCCATACCGCGCTCGTGATGGCGGATCATCATTCACTCCGGCCGGGCGATCCAGAGATGGCTAACGCCGTGGTTACGGATGTGCGGCAGATTGCGGATCTATTGGCGGATGGTTACTGA